Proteins encoded by one window of Armatimonadota bacterium:
- a CDS encoding methylated-DNA--[protein]-cysteine S-methyltransferase — protein MKIVYTVVPSALGRMLVAITSRGVCAVMWGQETALERRLRKKSPGAQREETDPELEVFASSLQAYLAGTSTALDLPVDLRGTPFQRTVWRALRDIPRGEVRSYADVARAIGRPDAARAVGRACAANPVAVLVPCHRVVRSDGGLGGYGWGVHRKRALLELEGALRGNPSLREDHFPAQDRHANTGFP, from the coding sequence ATGAAGATCGTCTACACCGTGGTCCCCTCCGCCCTCGGGCGGATGCTCGTGGCCATCACCTCCCGAGGGGTGTGCGCGGTCATGTGGGGGCAGGAGACGGCGCTGGAGCGCCGTCTCCGCAAGAAGAGCCCAGGGGCGCAGCGGGAGGAGACGGATCCGGAGCTGGAGGTGTTCGCCTCGTCCCTGCAGGCCTACCTGGCCGGTACCTCGACGGCGCTGGATTTGCCCGTGGACCTCCGGGGAACCCCGTTCCAGCGGACCGTGTGGCGAGCCTTGCGGGACATCCCCCGGGGCGAGGTCCGGTCCTATGCGGATGTGGCCCGGGCCATCGGGCGTCCCGACGCGGCCCGGGCCGTGGGACGGGCATGCGCGGCCAACCCCGTGGCCGTCCTCGTCCCCTGCCACCGGGTGGTCCGCAGCGACGGCGGGTTAGGCGGGTACGGATGGGGGGTGCACCGGAAGCGGGCGCTGCTGGAGCTGGAAGGAGCGCTCAGGGGGAATCCCTCACTCCGAGAAGACCACTTCCCCGCCCAGGACCGTCATGCGAACACGGGCTTCCCGTAA